The following proteins come from a genomic window of Chionomys nivalis chromosome 9, mChiNiv1.1, whole genome shotgun sequence:
- the LOC130881564 gene encoding olfactory receptor 4F3/4F16/4F29-like, with product MEGVNQSVVSEFVFLGLTNSWSIQLLLFVFSSMFYVASMTGNSLIVFAVASDPHLHSPMYFLLANLSFIDLGVSSVTSPKMIYDLFRKHKVISFRGCVTQIFFIHVIGGVEMVLLIAMAFDRYVAICKPLHYLTIMSPRMCILFLVAAWVVGLIHSLVQLAFVVNLPFCGPNALDSFYCDLPRFIKLACIDTYQLEFMVTANSGFISVGSFIILIISYIVIIITVQKHSSSGSSKALSTLSAHISVVVLFFGPLIFFYTWPSPSIHLDKFLAIFDAVVTPFLNPVIYTFRNQEMKVSMKRVCRQLVSYRKTS from the coding sequence ATGGAAGGAGTGAATCAGTCCGTGGTGTCAGAGTTTGTGTTCCTGGGACTCACCAACTCCTGGAGTATTCAACTATTACTCTTTGTGTTCTCCTCCATGTTTTATGTAGCAAGCATGACAGGAAACTCTCTCATCGTGTTTGCTGTGGCATCTGACCCTCACTTACACTCTCCCATGTACTTTCTGTTGGCTAACCTCTCCTTCATCGACTTGGGTGTTTCTTCTGTTACTTCTCCCAAGATGATTTATGACTTATTCAGAAAACACAAAGTCATCTCCTTCAGAGGTTGTGTCACTCAAATCTTCTTCATTCATGTCATTGGTGGTGTGGAGATGGTGCTGCTCATAGCCATGGCTTTCGACAGATATGTGGCCATATGTAAGCCTCTCCATTATCTGACCATTATGAGCCCGAGGATGTGCATCTTGTTTTTAGTGGCTGCCTGGGTGGTTGGCCTTATTCACTCTCTGGTTCAACTGGCTTTTGTAGTAAACTTACCTTTCTGTGGGCCAAATGCATTGGACAGCTTCTACTGTGACCTTCCTCGATTTATCAAACTTGCCTGCATAGACACTTACCAACTGGAATTCATGGTCACAGCCAACAGTGGATTCATCTCTGTGGGCTCCTTCATCATACTGATCATTTCCTATATTGTCATCATAATCACTGTACAAAAACATTCGTCAAGTGGTTCCTCTAAGGCTCTGTCCACACTTTCAGCTCATATCTCTGTAGTTGTCTTATTCTTTGGTCCGTTGATATTCTTCTATACCTGGCCTTCTCCTTCAATACACCTGGACAAATTTCTGGCAATTTTTGATGCAGTTGTTACTCCTTTTCTGAATCCTGTGATATACACATTCAGAAATCAGGAAATGAAGGTCTCAATGAAGAGAGTATGCAGACAACTAGTTAGTTATAGGAAAACTTCTTAA